One Ignisphaera sp. DNA window includes the following coding sequences:
- a CDS encoding DUF917 domain-containing protein: MLSISTISQAEKLVLGATILGTGGGGNPGEGLAMLKRVLEAGKRIDIVDLGELPEDSVVVVPYYVGSIAPGLAPKKQIKIINAIEKAFEIMEKELGAKIAGVVASELGGENTPIALKIAAEIGIPAIDGDLLGRAAPELHQCTVHIFNIPMHPSVLVSETGNVVIMRGYADIDDYEAIARYLSVLSGRYVAVVDTPMKRHEAEKAVVRGTISKCIRLGEEVLKARAEGRDPVKAIAEVLEGWAVFKGVVERYTWRNEGGFLKGEAIVRGVGLFSGRVLKSWIMNEHIMVWIDNEPLVMPPDLFMLVMDDGTPITNTELKEGMVVNGIAAKAPSVWRTPRGLELFGPRHFGFNYDYIPVEELVKERGLT, encoded by the coding sequence TTGTTGTCCATATCTACTATTAGTCAAGCCGAAAAACTTGTACTTGGCGCAACAATCCTAGGGACCGGTGGTGGGGGAAACCCTGGAGAGGGCTTAGCAATGCTGAAGAGGGTGCTAGAAGCAGGTAAACGCATTGACATAGTGGATTTGGGAGAGCTACCAGAGGATAGTGTTGTAGTGGTTCCATACTATGTTGGTTCCATAGCCCCTGGTCTGGCGCCTAAGAAGCAGATTAAAATAATTAACGCTATTGAGAAAGCTTTTGAAATTATGGAAAAAGAGCTGGGTGCTAAAATAGCTGGTGTAGTCGCTAGTGAGCTCGGCGGCGAAAACACGCCTATAGCACTAAAGATTGCGGCAGAGATTGGTATACCAGCTATAGATGGAGACCTTTTGGGGAGGGCTGCCCCAGAACTACACCAGTGCACAGTCCACATATTCAATATACCAATGCACCCCTCTGTCCTGGTGTCGGAGACAGGCAACGTGGTGATCATGAGAGGGTATGCTGATATAGACGACTACGAGGCGATAGCTAGATATCTATCAGTACTTAGTGGCAGATATGTAGCCGTTGTTGATACACCAATGAAGAGACATGAAGCAGAGAAAGCAGTGGTGAGAGGAACTATCTCAAAGTGTATTAGGCTTGGCGAAGAGGTATTAAAAGCGAGAGCTGAGGGAAGAGACCCAGTTAAAGCAATAGCTGAAGTACTAGAGGGCTGGGCAGTCTTCAAAGGAGTTGTCGAGAGGTATACTTGGCGAAATGAAGGTGGGTTCTTGAAAGGCGAGGCCATTGTAAGAGGAGTTGGTTTGTTCTCGGGAAGGGTTTTGAAGTCGTGGATAATGAACGAGCACATAATGGTCTGGATAGACAATGAACCCCTGGTTATGCCCCCCGACTTATTCATGCTGGTAATGGACGATGGAACACCTATAACCAATACTGAGCTGAAAGAAGGTATGGTGGTCAACGGCATAGCCGCTAAAGCACCTAGTGTCTGGAGAACACCACGAGGACTTGAATTATTTGGCCCAAGGCACTTCGGATTCAACTATGACTATATACCTGTCGAGGAGTTGGTAAAAGAGCGTGGCCTTACATGA
- a CDS encoding CopG family transcriptional regulator, which produces MSVVISIRVPKKLKEQMDMLKGYVDWGEEIRKFIERRVEELRRVYVLEEVRKVIEQLPEVPRGTVTRYLREDRDSN; this is translated from the coding sequence ATGAGTGTTGTTATAAGTATTCGTGTACCGAAGAAGCTTAAGGAGCAGATGGATATGTTAAAAGGATATGTTGATTGGGGTGAGGAGATCAGGAAATTTATTGAGAGGCGTGTTGAGGAGCTTCGCAGGGTTTATGTACTGGAAGAGGTTCGCAAGGTGATTGAGCAGCTTCCCGAGGTTCCCAGGGGCACGGTAACTAGGTATTTGAGGGAGGATCGTGATAGTAATTGA
- a CDS encoding aspartate/glutamate racemase family protein has translation MKILVINPVGHSTWNENDRNLYKRFLSPNTVVEVISLPRGPRTVESQESYEEASHLVVEIGTKLVNTYDGIIVNCFLDPGVDELRLKTGNLVIGAGEASLTLARLYGRPIYIVTVGAEKHALNLIWNRVKSLGFENVVADVIGVPLGVEDIDKDKEKTLNMLLEATKPIASKERWITFVLGCTGFGGYAEKIQSLSLIDAPVIDPVKASAIAIESLIKLARQVNMQHQLL, from the coding sequence ATGAAAATCCTTGTAATAAACCCCGTTGGACACTCAACTTGGAACGAGAATGATAGAAACCTGTATAAAAGGTTTCTTTCACCCAATACTGTGGTGGAGGTCATCTCTCTACCTAGAGGCCCTAGAACAGTAGAATCGCAGGAGTCCTACGAAGAGGCTTCTCACCTTGTCGTAGAAATAGGTACAAAACTTGTTAACACATATGATGGGATAATAGTAAACTGCTTCCTCGACCCTGGAGTCGATGAACTAAGGCTTAAAACAGGTAATTTAGTGATTGGCGCAGGAGAAGCATCTCTAACTCTTGCAAGACTTTACGGTCGCCCAATCTATATAGTGACTGTTGGAGCCGAGAAACATGCCCTTAACTTGATTTGGAACAGGGTAAAGAGCTTAGGTTTCGAGAATGTGGTAGCAGACGTAATTGGCGTACCACTTGGTGTAGAGGACATAGATAAAGACAAGGAAAAGACACTAAATATGTTACTTGAAGCCACTAAACCTATCGCATCAAAGGAGCGCTGGATAACCTTTGTGTTAGGATGTACTGGATTCGGGGGATATGCAGAGAAGATACAAAGTCTAAGTCTAATAGATGCTCCAGTGATTGACCCGGTTAAAGCGAGTGCAATTGCCATAGAGAGCCTAATTAAGTTGGCCAGACAAGTCAACATGCAACATCAACTCTTATAA
- a CDS encoding ABC transporter permease, with product MPVTYEYIIKRIFLLVLVVFGVLIVTFILTRVIPARPEVLWVGPHAPLEAIEKARKELHLDEPIHVQLFYYLKDFFSGNWGISWRTKQPVLQDILSALPATLELVIVGFAIAVIIGIFLGFYSALKIGSLVDDAIRIMAIIGASAPVFWVALVFQLVFAIWLGVLPAGKRVDTALAIMTGFKPITGFYLIDSLIQGNLLVFIDVAKRLVLPAITLSLYPLSLTIRMVRSLAIEALNENYVRFLDANGINQKTLVYKYVLRSVISPVITSLGLSFGYTIIGAFMIELVYVWPGIGYYAGMALLSYDYPAILGSIVFVAILYSTINLVVDLIHAWIDPRVKL from the coding sequence ATGCCAGTAACATATGAATATATAATAAAGAGAATTTTTTTACTTGTGCTTGTCGTCTTTGGCGTCCTCATAGTTACCTTTATTCTAACCCGAGTCATACCAGCTAGACCTGAAGTGCTATGGGTCGGTCCTCATGCACCACTAGAGGCTATTGAAAAAGCGAGAAAAGAACTTCACCTGGATGAGCCCATACATGTACAGCTTTTTTATTACCTCAAGGATTTCTTTTCGGGTAATTGGGGCATCTCATGGAGGACTAAACAACCGGTACTACAGGACATACTATCTGCTCTCCCAGCCACATTGGAGCTGGTTATAGTGGGCTTCGCCATCGCAGTGATCATAGGAATCTTCTTGGGCTTCTACTCGGCATTAAAAATAGGTAGCCTCGTTGACGATGCAATCCGCATTATGGCTATAATAGGGGCTTCAGCCCCTGTTTTCTGGGTTGCGCTGGTATTTCAACTAGTTTTCGCTATATGGCTCGGCGTACTGCCCGCTGGAAAACGAGTTGATACAGCGCTCGCCATTATGACAGGCTTTAAGCCAATAACAGGCTTTTACCTCATCGACTCGCTGATACAAGGTAATTTACTGGTATTTATCGACGTAGCTAAGAGGTTGGTGTTGCCAGCCATCACGCTATCGCTATACCCACTCAGCCTCACTATTCGTATGGTTAGGTCTCTCGCTATTGAGGCTCTGAATGAAAATTACGTGAGGTTCTTAGACGCAAATGGTATTAACCAGAAAACCCTTGTTTACAAATACGTATTGAGGAGTGTGATCTCGCCTGTCATCACGTCACTAGGCCTCAGCTTTGGATATACCATTATTGGAGCATTCATGATCGAGCTAGTCTATGTGTGGCCTGGAATAGGATATTACGCAGGCATGGCTCTTTTAAGCTACGACTACCCAGCAATTCTGGGCTCAATAGTATTTGTCGCAATACTCTACTCTACCATAAATCTCGTAGTAGACTTGATTCACGCATGGATAGACCCTAGGGTGAAATTATGA
- a CDS encoding ATP-binding protein, with protein sequence MEIRFVDRVEELDKLMAYAEKGFYLILHLYGPEESGETRLLKEFYKVVVEMPTCSSCAI encoded by the coding sequence ATGGAGATCAGATTTGTTGACAGGGTTGAGGAGCTCGATAAACTCATGGCCTATGCCGAAAAAGGTTTCTACCTTATTCTACATCTCTACGGCCCCGAGGAAAGCGGCGAAACAAGGCTTTTGAAGGAGTTTTACAAGGTTGTTGTTGAAATGCCTACATGCAGTAGCTGTGCAATATGA
- a CDS encoding type II toxin-antitoxin system VapC family toxin: MIVIDASALAKYLLREEGWRVVESYLLQPVYSVDHVVKEVANAIWKHAVLHRYISNDMALAIFSQLKKLIDEKIIIIEPQERYIDKAFSIALDNSISVYDALYIAQALENRRELLTSDSRQANIANKLGIKTILIE; this comes from the coding sequence GTGATAGTAATTGACGCCTCTGCGTTAGCAAAATATCTTCTGAGAGAGGAGGGTTGGAGAGTGGTCGAGAGCTATTTGCTACAGCCTGTGTATTCTGTAGACCATGTGGTCAAAGAGGTGGCCAACGCTATATGGAAACATGCGGTGCTACATAGATACATTTCCAATGATATGGCCCTAGCTATTTTCAGCCAACTCAAAAAGCTTATAGACGAGAAGATAATAATTATCGAGCCTCAGGAGAGGTACATAGACAAGGCATTCAGTATAGCGCTAGACAACAGCATATCTGTCTACGACGCTCTATACATAGCCCAAGCACTAGAGAACAGAAGAGAGCTACTCACAAGCGATAGCAGACAAGCGAATATCGCCAACAAACTTGGAATCAAAACAATTTTAATTGAATAA
- a CDS encoding ABC transporter substrate-binding protein: MKAIPKWLYPVIAVVVIIAVVVAVFLTRVPLAPSKKVVVYASLSEMTTAEPSTEFSNSIMWLPLVYETLVWYDPFKNEFIPGLAERWESSENGTVWTFYIRKGAKFHDGSPINAEAVAFSINRTIALGSGAAYIWDPVDRIEVVNEYTVRFYLKYPAPLLKIAASPYSAYIFCPNVVKYAGATNATDSKVSEWFNRGNECGSGPYKLIKWDPEFEVVLEKWSDWWGWKDPNYPRKSSLDKAPDLFIIKIIKDAATQSRMLRAGEIQIAQYVPIEDIDDFEKDHNYVVVRKPSFQNLLMLVNTKKPPLDNVLVRRAIAHAIPYEDIVKLARGGLARVSSGPIPYGLWGHFDNLTYRYDLELAKRLLAEAGYPNGIPRKLILVYTAGDIYEARTAEVIKASLAKIGIEVEIRPMSWEEQWALAQKGWESPEEAQDLLIFYWWPDVLSPITYLYNMFHSDSKAFNLCYYENQTFNKLIMEAYSLEGSDPDKALKLYYEAQRILYEDVPAVPLWDATDIRVAAAKIKNLENAINPSYPTVVFAQMLVVEA, translated from the coding sequence ATGAAAGCTATACCCAAGTGGCTTTATCCAGTCATAGCAGTGGTAGTAATAATAGCAGTTGTTGTGGCTGTATTTTTAACACGAGTACCTCTAGCACCATCGAAAAAGGTTGTTGTATATGCGTCTCTCTCGGAAATGACTACAGCTGAACCAAGCACTGAATTCTCGAACTCTATTATGTGGCTACCGCTAGTGTACGAGACGCTTGTCTGGTATGATCCTTTCAAGAACGAGTTTATCCCAGGGTTGGCTGAGAGATGGGAGAGTAGTGAAAATGGAACTGTTTGGACATTTTACATTAGGAAAGGTGCAAAATTTCACGATGGTTCACCAATAAATGCTGAGGCCGTAGCTTTCAGCATAAATAGGACAATCGCGCTTGGAAGTGGAGCAGCTTATATATGGGACCCTGTTGATAGAATAGAAGTAGTGAACGAATATACTGTGAGGTTTTATCTAAAGTATCCTGCTCCTCTGCTCAAGATCGCAGCATCACCTTATTCGGCTTATATCTTCTGCCCCAATGTAGTGAAGTACGCTGGAGCTACAAATGCTACTGATTCTAAGGTTTCAGAGTGGTTTAATAGAGGAAATGAGTGTGGGAGTGGCCCCTATAAGCTAATTAAATGGGATCCTGAGTTCGAGGTAGTGCTAGAGAAATGGAGTGATTGGTGGGGGTGGAAAGACCCCAACTATCCACGGAAGTCTTCCCTAGATAAAGCACCCGACTTATTCATAATAAAAATCATAAAGGATGCTGCCACGCAGAGTAGAATGCTCAGAGCAGGTGAGATACAAATAGCGCAGTATGTCCCAATAGAAGACATTGATGATTTCGAGAAAGACCATAATTACGTTGTCGTGCGTAAACCAAGTTTCCAGAACCTCTTAATGTTAGTTAATACTAAGAAGCCGCCGCTTGACAATGTACTTGTGAGGAGAGCTATAGCACATGCCATACCTTACGAGGACATAGTGAAACTTGCACGTGGTGGACTCGCAAGAGTGTCTAGCGGCCCTATACCCTACGGCTTATGGGGCCACTTCGATAACTTAACATACAGATATGACCTTGAATTAGCGAAGAGATTGTTGGCCGAGGCGGGGTATCCAAATGGCATACCTAGAAAGCTAATACTCGTTTATACAGCTGGAGATATCTATGAGGCGAGGACCGCGGAGGTAATTAAAGCATCTCTTGCCAAGATAGGCATAGAAGTAGAGATAAGGCCAATGTCATGGGAGGAACAATGGGCTCTAGCTCAAAAAGGATGGGAATCACCTGAGGAAGCACAAGACCTTTTAATATTCTATTGGTGGCCTGATGTACTATCGCCAATAACATATCTCTACAACATGTTCCATAGTGATAGCAAAGCATTTAACTTGTGTTACTATGAGAACCAAACATTCAACAAGCTCATAATGGAGGCCTATTCACTTGAAGGTTCAGACCCAGATAAGGCACTAAAGCTTTACTATGAGGCTCAGAGAATACTCTACGAGGATGTGCCAGCTGTTCCACTATGGGACGCTACAGATATTAGAGTAGCTGCTGCAAAAATTAAAAACCTTGAAAATGCCATTAACCCAAGCTACCCCACAGTAGTGTTTGCTCAGATGCTAGTTGTAGAAGCGTAA